ACAGTAATTTTGCAAGTATACCCAGTGTTCCCTGTATTGTATAACACGTAGGGTTTTAATACGTGTACTTTCACATGCGGTACTCTAGGGAACCCGATGCGCCCTAGACTGAACCGGGGTTTAGGTAGTTTTGACAGCATACTCAGGCTTGCGCATACCCATTcctgctttatgtctcatacccattTTGTTTTTCTATGGACATGCCACTTTTTGATAAGGGCTGGCCAAGATCGGAGGTCTCTGgagacctgatccagctcgtatACCCCTTTAAGTATAATGATTTTCCTACTACCTttatagtcggaactatttttattataagcttTGTTCGGAGACGTTTAGCATACATTGGAGTAGGAAATCGTAatgcttaaatagtatatagtaaGATAGTAGAAATCGTGGTCCGGAGTccgtattaaaaatgataggctTTTAGGTGCAGTGTGTTCCAGCAGTTGGGTTGTATTTTGCCTTTGCTATCTTGTAGCATGTAGGCTCCTGCTCCCCGCACCTTGATTgccttatagggtccttcccacaCGGGGGCGAGTTTCCCTGTCACTTTCTCTACTCGTCGTAGAACCCAAGCAAGAAGGTCCTTGTTCTTACTTTCTTGTTGTAGGTCCTGGCGACGTCTTGCTGGTAGGACCAGTTTCTTAGCCGAGCAGCCTCTCTCTTTTCGTAGAGTAGGTCGAGGCTCAATGACATCAGTTCATCATTCTCTTCTTTAGAGGTAGACCCTTAGACCGTTGTTCTCACGTGCATCTCCATGGGTATTATGGCCTCAGAGCCGTAGACTAGCTAGTAAGGAGTTTCTTGCGTTGCTGTCTTGGGAGTGGTCCGGTAGCCCCCGAGGACTCTATGCAGTTCTTCTGCCCATTTCCCGTGAGAACCCTCAAATTGCTTTTTAAGCATGTTGACCACGGTCTTGTTCGTGGATTCGGCTTGTCCGTTAGACTGGGGGTTTCAGGGTGTGGCGAAGGTGAGCTTTATGCCCCAGTCCTTgcagaactccttgaagttgtgGTTTGTGAACTGGGGTCCGTTGTCGGTGATGATCTCTTGTGGGACCCCGAAGCGAGTGATCACGTTCGTCCACAGAAACGTTCGGATCTGAAGGTCTGTTATCCGGCTGAGTGCTTCTGCTTCAACCCATTTCGAGAAGTAATCAGTTACTACCATGAGGAAGACCTTCTACCCCGGTGTCATAGGGAACTTCCCCACTATATCCATCCCCCACTTTCTGAAGGGCCAGGGAGAACTTATGGATTTGAGGTTTTCCGGAGGGAGTTTGGAAACCGGAGCGTGCCTTTGACACCGATCGCAGTGCTTGGCTTGCTTGTTGGCGTCTGCGGCCATCGTGGGCCAATAGTAGTCTGCCCTTCTGGCCCTGAGCACCAGACTCCTGCCGCTAGAGTGGGATCCGAAGTCTCCTTCATGTAGTTCTACAAGGATTCTAGCGGCTTCCCGGGGTGTGACGCACCTCACGTACGGGCCGGAGAAGGATCTCCGGTATAGCTTCTCCTAGGAGATGCAATAACTTGCGGCTTGCTTCTTTATCTTTCTGGCCTCCTTGCGATCTTCCAGAGAATGTCGTTCTCTAAGTACCGAATTAGGGGGTCATCCAGGTTTCTTCCTTTTCGGTAGCGGAGATCTCTCCGGGGTGGCTGGCAATTGAAGCACGAGCAAGGGGATGCTCATCTGGCTATTCGTTTTGAGGGCGGACCCTAGATTATCTAGAGCATCGGCTTGCGAGTTCTGCTCCCTAGGGATTTTTGTGAGCTTGCAGCTCTTGAATTTCTTGATGAGGCGCTGGGTGACTGCCAGGTACTGGATCATGCTGTCGTCCTTTGCTTGATATTCTCCCTGAACGTGGTTGATTATCAGCTGGGAGTGGCTGAAGACCTGGATGTTTTCTGCCCCCATTGATGGGCGAGTGTCAGCCCTGCATTTAAGGCCTCATACTCGCTCTCATTGTTGGTTGCTTTGAAGTTACACCTCACGGCCCTTGAGGCTGTGTTTCCTGTCAGCGAGGTAAGTACTATTCCTGCCTCGGCTCCTCTAACGTTGCTGGACCCATCAACATGCAGGACCGATTCTCCCTCTTCTTTTGTTTCGCTTCGGAGGCGTACTTCTTTCTCCAGAGGTGGGAGCAAGGTAGGAGAGAATTCGGCCACAAAGTCTGCCAGGACATGTGACTATATAGCTGTAGCTGGTCGAAAAATCACATTGTACTCCCCTAGTTCCACAACCCATTTCGCTAGGCGTCCGTAGACTTCAGGCTTATGGAGGACTAGTTTTATGGGGAAGTAAGTGACGACCACGATTGGGTAAGCCTGGATATATGGCCACAACTTACGGGCATCGACTATCCAGGCTAAGTCCAGTTTCTCCAGATGGCTGTAGGGGGTTTCCGCGTCTAGGAGGGCCTTACTCCCCTAGTAGATTGGTAGCTGCTTGCTCCCTTCCTCGCGCACCAGGACGGCGCTTACAACATGCTCCGAGACCGCTAGATATAGCAGCAGGACCTCGCCGAGCAATGGCTTGGATAGGAGAGGAGGAGTGGTGAGGTAAGCCTTGAGTTCATGGACAGCTGATTCGCACTCTTCTGTCCACTGGAAATCCTTTTGGTTTTTGAGGGTCCCAAAGAAGGCGTGAGACTTGTCGGAGAGCCTGGAGATGAACCTGCTCAAGGCTTCCATTCTTCCTCTTAGTTTTTGGACCTCTTTGACGTTCTTCGGGGAAGGAATTGAGTGAATGGCCCTGATTTGCTCTGAATTGGCTTCAATGCCCCGGTGGGTTACAATGTAACCGAGGAACTTGCCGGAACTGACGCCAAATGAGCATTTAGCTGGATTGAGCTTCATGTTGTACTTCTGGAGAGTGGAGAAGGCTTGCTGCAGGTTAGATATGTGGTCTTCAGCCTCTAGATATTTGACCatcatgtcgtcgatgtagacctccatgGTCCGCCCTATCCGATCCGCGAACATCATATTCACCAGCCTTTGGTAGGTTGATCTAGCGTTCTTTAAGCCAAAAGGCATGACTTTGTAGTAATAGATCCCTCAGGATGTCATCAAGGATGTCTTTTCCTGGTCTTCTGGATGCATGAGTATCTGTTTATAGCCGAAGAACGCATCTATGAAACTCAACAGCTGATGCCCGGTTGTGGCATCGACCAGCTTGTCGATGTGAGACAAAGGAAAGGGGTCCTTTGGGCAGGACTTGTTGAGGTCTTTGTCTATGCAGACTCTccacttcccgttcttcttcttgaatAAGACCACGTTGGCTAGCCACTCCGGGTACTGTACCTCGCGAATGAACATTGTGTCGAGCAGGCTTTTGACTTCGTCGTTGATGATTGCATCCCTTTCGGGGGCAAACTTGCTCCTCTTTTGTCTGACGGGTTGATGTAGGGGATCCACTTGCAGCTTGTGTCCAGATCGATCCCAAACATGTCTGCGTGGGACCAAGAAAAGCAATCGGAGTTAGACCTGAGGAAGTCTATTAATCTCCTCCTTGATCCCTCGGTCAGCTTGGAACCGACCTTGAGGTGTCGGGTATGGTCCCCTTCGATCAGTGGCACGTCGTCCATCTCTTCAACCTCCGGTTCTTCGGTGGGATGAGATGAGGTAGAGGTTTGTTCTataattgctataagaccttggtctttCCCTTCAAAGTAGTCTGGTAGCAGAAGCGGGAATACTCTTGATCTCCTCTGATTGCTCTTATGCCCCAAGGTGTAGGGAATTTCACCATCTGGTGAAGAGTCGAAGGGACGGCTCCCACGCCGTGAATCCAGAGCCGCCCTAGGATCATGTTGTAAGATGATTCACAGTCAATAACGAGGAACTTGGTTGACATATTAATCCCTTCAGCATACACCGGGAGGATGACCTTTCCGCTAAATCCTATGAGTGGGGTTATTCTCTGCGTCAGAGCGCTTTCCTCCAGCCCCAGATCCTTATATGTGGGTtggaagatgatgttgccgAAGCTTCCATTGTCTACCAGTATCCTCTTTACCAGGCAATTCGCTGCAGTGAGCGATATGACCAAGGCGTCATGATGTTGGGTGAGAACCCTTTCTTGCTCCTTGGCCGTGAAGCTTATTTCGCCCGTACCCAAGAGCAGGCGTTTTGGCTTGGCTGCCTCTAGGCCGTGCTTGGCGTTCCAATTGCTTTTCTTTGCCGCCGCATGGCTTATGCCTCTGATTTCCAAGCCTCCTGATATGACATGGATTACTCGGTCCTATCGAGGTGGCGAGGCGGGAGCAGCTTCTGTGGGCTTTCCCGTCGTCTCTTTGCTTAGATGGCTCTTGGCCTTCTCGGAAAGGAACTCCCTGAGGTGTCTTTTATTGAGCAATTCGTTGACCTCGATCCTTAGTGCGATGCAGTCCTCCGTTTTATGACCGTGGTCGCGGTGGAAGTCGCACCAAAGACCAGGGTTCCGGAAAGAATCGAGTGCTTTCATCTTCTGAGGCCACTTgacctgttggcccatctgcCTTAGAACATTGATCAGCTCCGGCCTTGAGATGGAGAGGTGAGAGATGTCTGGCCACGTGGACGCTACCATCCCTTCTGCCTTCTCGATCGGCCGGTTCTGGTATCTGCCCCGGCTTCTGTTCCCAGAATCCTTTGTTGGTCTTGGAGAGGGTCTCTCATCTTGCTCATTTCGATCCGGCCTGACCGCCTTGGGGTCTTGCTTTAGCTACACCTTAGCACGACTGGCAACATCTTCTTCGCATTTTACCTGTGTGCATGCTCGAGATAGCACGTCTTCCATGGTCTTGCACTGGTATTTGGTTAGCTCTTTATGCAAGCCTCTCTTGAAGACAGAGATTGCAGTAGGGATGTTACATTCGGGAAAGGCCACCTTCTCTTGATAGAAGCGGTCTATGTAGCCTCGCAAGGGTTCAGCCCGATGCTGGAGGATTTCGTATAAACCATCAGAAGTTTTCTCCAGGTCTTTACTGCTGGCGAATTGCCCCACGAACTTGTCGCTGAGGATCGCGAAGGAGGATATGGACATGGAGGGTAGGTTAATGTACCATTGCAAGGCGGGTCCGATCAGGGTTGTGTCGAATCCCTTGCACATGGTAGCTTCGCGCGACTCCTTTGGGAGTGCTACAGCGAGCATCCTCTGTCTGTACTGGGCGACATGATCGTCCGGATCACTGGTACCGTCATACGCCTTTATGCTGGGGAAGCATAATTTCCTTGGCATCTCGATCAGGGTGATCTCATCCGTGAAGGGAGTATCGGCATGGAGTCGGGGTTGCTTTTCCGGATGGGGGAGCTACTCCTAGGAGCCTTTCCACCATAGGTTGCATGGCGTCGAGCCTCTTGGAGAACATCTGCTCCAGGTAGGCAGACATAAGGGACTTCGTCTTCGCTACTCCCTCAGGTGCTTCCTTGTTAGGTTCTGGCTCAGATTCGCTGCCTTCTAAGTTGTAGTTCTGAGTGCCCTTAGTCTTTTCGCGCGTTGCTCCGTCTTCAATCGACGTCGTAGTTGGGCGAGTCATATCTCCTCCGAAGTTAGGTGTCTCCAGAGTTGGCATGGGTCGGATCTGAGTCCGAAAGGGACGTTTCTTGTTACTTGTTGTGTTGAGGGCTTGGTTTTCGTCTCGGAGGGTTAAATTCTCCGATTCGAGCTGGCTGAGCTTCTCGGCGCTCTGCTCTAATTGCTTGGAGTGCTCATCGAGCTTCTCCTTCAAGCTCTGGACTTCTGAGGAGAGCTCGGGATTCTTCATAACCTCTTCTCGAGCCTTGTGCAGCTCGGTTACTTGACTTTGTAGACCATAAAGTTGCCTTTGGAGTTTGGCTTCTCTCTGGGTAGCTTCAGGTAGCTCGTTCTGCTCATCCACCACCATTGTCACGTAGTTTAGATTACtaccctccttctagcgccaaactattaggggatttttgtgtaagATATTTGTGAGTACCACAGAACGATGGACAAGCTTTGTATTTCGTATGAATTTGGAGAGAATTAGACATGAAGAGCtgttttattagatagaacaGGCCGGAACTACAATGTATTGAGTAAGAACCCTAGCTCTAGCCGCCTATCTCTAATCTCTAAGTTttgaagtgtcgatcccttgtTCTAGGATTTGGGCTCCCCTTATACAGCCATCTGTAGGTCGGTCTTGGTCAGCCAATAGGGTttaactcttccatattcggaaatatggaaggatcCCCTTATCGGAATATTTCCATTTCGCGGAGGAAGGGGGCGGTCACTAGGACCGGACCCGGAATTCTTCATAGCGGGGACCCGGGGTGTTTCCTAGCGGGTAcccagaggccggtgtcctgcctggggtctggaggaattcaatacctgagtacTTTTCCCCAACATTTTGCCCCTTATTTATCGATTTCATCATCGAACTtggggaataacctgtgcactcaagtcaaccggagttgctcattctcagcaggcttcccATAGGCAGGACATCGCTCCAGTAATCCTGCTATCCTGGGTTCCTCTCAAGCCGGAGCCATACTCTGAACCTGGGGGAGGACCGGTTCCCTTGTAGTAGATCGGGGTCTGGCGGCGTCTTCTCGAACCTTTGACTCTAGTCGAAGGTGGCGAAGCTCGGGGCTTTTAGCGGTGCCTTGGAGATGATGGAGCATGGAGCTCTGATGATTTTCGAATAGGAGGCCTGAGCATTTGAGCGCGATGTGTCGAGGCAGGTTCGAAGCTAGCGCAAGATTTCGTTGGAGGTTCCGAATGCTTCGAAGGATACTTAATTCGAATCTTCTTTTAGGAGGTACgtatcatttttatatttctgcGAAATTTCCCTTTTTAGGGAGGATTTCCCTTTTTCCTACAAGGActgagtttctttttttaatgctGGTCGTTTATGCCAAGGATTCTCTGAGATGTTTAGAAACATCCTTGTTTCTTTTTTCGGCTCTACGAGGAGGGGTGATCCCGATGTAACATCCTTATTTGGGTTACCGATCTGGTAACGTGGATGCTTTGTATTCACTTATTGAAAGGAACCATGTCTTCTTAAGAACTCAGACGTTTTACCCTTCATCCACACACCCCTTTAAACCGCAGGAAATCATTTCAATCTTTTATACTTAGAtgccgaagagagagagagagagaagggaatCAAAAACACACGGACTTTTACCTTCCAGGCTTTCAAGAGGAATCCAAGAGGAATCCGATctaatgtataccaagccccaagacaagcagattaagctcaattaggttggagatcagctttggttccttcaaacattctcagAAAGTGTGGATAATAGGTAGGtgatccactttggtatctCTAATACACTATGCAGTCAATAAATCTAAGAGTGGTGCTAGAGAGTGGTGCtagagagtggttagataataagCAAAATTGTAAAGTCCATTATttccttcttgactcaataaaactttttgaaaatatttataaaacttagcAATAAAAATAGATATCAGTAAActtccccccagacttaaattacactgtcctcAATGTTTATCTAGCCGGATTTTGGtgggaaataaatcataagtgcATAAGTAACAAGGTAGAAAGATATACCTGCTCGCTGATGTTCATTGTCGATCGAAGTGTTTGAATGTTCGTCGGTCAATTCTGGTGTGGTAATGTCAAACGATGTCGACCTGGGCTCATCGATCGATAGACTGGGCAATCGTCTCCTCGGGTCTCTTTTTTTATACTCAATGTTAggagatttttgtgtaggatctttgtgagtaccacagaGCGATGGACAAGGCTAGTATTTGTATAGATTTAGTGAGTATTAGAGAGAaatagacttgaagagatgttttattgGATAGAACAAGCCGAAACTACAATGATTggtgtataaaccctagttctagccgcctagctgttggggtcgaaaacggctacgacgaagttaacgtccaaatccccaaagaagaaaacgtagaacctttcttcgacaaatactttttcgaaatagattcttctttacggaAAGCTTTgctcatcggacaagagctcgaaaagggtcgctacgcagcaaccgaacgcgtgttccgctcggtcgctgcatagcaaccgagctcgagccaaatcttggtcgctacatagcgaccgagcgtccgttccgctcggtcgctacgtagcggccgagctcgagccaaagctcggtcgctacgtagtgaccgagctcgggcagaagctcggtcgctacgtagcgaccgagttcttccgaaacgtcgatacgacattagtccatccattctcgtctacccttcgatgctatctcccgaagaccatagcgaacccatttcacgttctccgccattctaagttatcgatcaaactttaccgaaaaaaccgcggaaagtttgttctttatcgaaagaagccgtaataaacgcttcgagtcggaagacggcccaaagggacctaagacatgactcgaggcccaacttacgatttcttaaccaacagcccgtaagccgcatgacggtttacgctttgttcgcgaggaaagataaatgtcaagtttccgcggataaatacgaaattttgaagacaattacgaagatcggaaaaatggaatatctccatttttatgctatggcggcttaagggcagaaggggaaaagcgtaaaccgaccttggagccagtatataaggagtcctaggtgagaggcaTGTGAGAGGactttttcacagcaaacttagcacttagagcgattttaggcaattttccgtttttgttattcgagctgcgactcaattaggtttttgccgtcttagggctttagaactaggaatctcgccgacagctctcgtagcccaggcacttaccttgttgtaaatgctcaaacgcagattcggaataagaactatcttgctctctttttcgatttcttattttattatttttctcgttttgtgttctgattgcttggcgtgtggtattagcagatatccgggacctctgggaaattagggttctcttactttcctaatttaaacggaaatcgacagtgcgaatttcggttcccacactagCTATAATCTATAAGTcttgaagtgtcgatcccttgctttagggtttagattccCTTTAGATAGTCTTCCTAAGGCGGGCgttagtcggttggagtaggttaaactcttccatattaggaaatatggaaggttctccttatcagAAGTTTTCCATTTTCCGGAGGAAGGGGGGTGATCCTGAGACCGAACCCGGAAAACTCCCTAGCGGGGAACCGGGGTTCCTTCCAGCGGGATCCTGGTAACCGGGGTTCCTTCCAACGGGATCCTGGGAACCGGGGTTCCTTCCAGCGGGGATCCAGAGGTcggtgtcctgcctggggtctggaggaattcaatacctcagtatttttccccaacagtttccccttattgctcgatttcgtcaccgaactcggggaataacctgtgcactcaagtcaaccggagtttctcattctcagcaggcttcccTTAGGTAGGACATCGCTCCAGTATTCCCGTTATCTCGGGTTCCACTCAGGCCGGAACCATATTCTGAACCCGGAGGATGATCAGTTTCCCTTACGTCAGACCGGGGTCTGGTGCTGTTTGGACCGCTGATTTCTTGTCGAGGACAGGGAGCACTGAGCTTCTGATGATGTCTTGGAGACGATGGATCCTAGAGCATTGATGTTCCATGAGGAGGAGTTGGCTGAGGAGCGAGTCCTGATGTTGGCGCGAATAGAGTTCGAGATCTCTATTTCTGGTACCGATTCTCGCCTGATTCTGAAGATTTTACTTCCTTAAATATAGGAGATCGACTGGGATCCACTTTGCCAGCGAAGGaaagatttttgaattttgaatctCCCCCAAAATCTGGAAGTTAATAGGTCTGCGGCTCCTTCGGGAATTTTCCCAATGGTTCCTTCTTTAAAGGCTTTGCCTTTCTTctctccctttttttttcttgctctCTTGTCGTCGGCACCTTGAGCTTAGGTAATTTTTTCTTTCACATTTCTCCTAGTTCTTCGGGTTTTGGTTAGATAGATCGGATCTCTCGTTAGGTTTCCTGGGATTTTATCTTTCTCATCGTCGTGACCCGTTGAATAGGAACCATTGGCATCATGTCTAAGCGATCCTCTTCTTCTGTTCCCACGACGGCCGATAGGGCTAGGTTGAAGAGGAGGATGGAATCGCCGGTTTCCCGATCGGACAGGTCGGAGGCGGGTGAAGGATCTGATTGCAACCTGATGGCTCCTTTGCCTCTATCATGTGTTTACGCGGCTCCTCCATTAGTGGGTCCTGCGTCGTCAGTCGGTGAGGATGAGCTGGCAGATTGGCGGAGTAGATACTTGCTTCCTTCTTCCGTCGTTCTCCGAGTTCCCACACCAGAAGAGCGCGCTTCCAGCTACATCCCGGGGGAAATTGTCGTCTACGAAGCTTTCTTCGACTccgtgataccactcaaattaccctaaggagtgaattactctctcaaataagaggttcagttgcagtacttaggaaTCAAATCCACaaagagctagggaacctattaaatctagtcaggttattaattctaggtgtttattgttttatggtttaaaagtaaatagcaatcttAATTgggcaagtctattgctcgactaacaagatgattggggtgtaactttattggaagatattagatgtagggtttctattcaagtgttagagattataatcctatagatgcctaacagttgcatgcatgttatattagagctc
This region of Brassica napus cultivar Da-Ae chromosome C5, Da-Ae, whole genome shotgun sequence genomic DNA includes:
- the LOC111201744 gene encoding uncharacterized protein LOC111201744, with amino-acid sequence MPRKLCFPSIKAYDGTSDPDDHVAQYRQRMLAVALPKESREATMCKGFDTTLIGPALQWYINLPSMSISSFAILSDKFVGQFASSKDLEKTSDGLYEILQHRAEPLRGYIDRFYQEKVAFPECNIPTAISVFKRGLHKELTKYQCKTMEDVLSRACTQLKQDPKAVRPDRNEQDERPSPRPTKDSGNRSRGRYQNRPIEKAEGMVASTWPDISHLSISRPELINVLRQMGQQVKWPQKMKALDSFRNPGLWCDFHRDHGHKTEDCIALRIEVNELLNKRHLREFLSEKAKSHLRGLEIRGISHAAAKKSNWNAKHGLEAAKPKRLLLGTGEISFTAKEQERVLTQHHDALVISLTAANCLVKRILVDNGSFGNIIFQPTYKDLGLEESALTQRITPLIGFSGKVILPVYAEGINMSTKFLVIDCESSYNMILGRLWIHGVGAVPSTLHQMVKFPTPWGIRAIRGDQEHVWDRSGHKLQVDPLHQPVRQKRSKFAPERDAIINDEVKSLLDTMFIREVQYPEWLANVVLFKKKNGKWRVCIDKDLNKSCPKDPFPLSHIDKLVDATTGHQLLSFIDAFFGYKQILMHPEDQEKTSLMTS